The Brevibacillus brevis genome contains a region encoding:
- the edeJ gene encoding edeine non-ribosomal peptide synthetase EdeJ, giving the protein METTISQNILLTSRKFSREEQYWQEKLQGEWTLSLLPTEGTEKEGDGEKETKEISFVFPDDLNAAVAAHCDHHPMKLYLFLLSTFQIMLNRYKQTDDMIILTPVFQNPLPPNAWNRVLPLRVRMHQEATFAEVAKEGKQLVKEAMEHQNYPFSQMMQWLDLSDTDLMTLLDTAFVLENMQDIAALEGLTLQVVFACKQTEDGMTGRVRYAGEQFQEAVVERMISHYLQILREVVVDPKRLVHTIDMLTEAERTDLLYTRNQTDVPHSAPKPIHQLIEEQAARTPHLTAAVFGNKTLTYAQLNGKANCLARMLKASGIGRGSYVPVLMNRSLNLVISLLAVMKTGAAFVPLDVQSPNERKKQLLDELDCPVTLIGPEIRQEPSFVQWTRAVIVDADKIREEGDLQVQVDVDDPIYVIYTSGSTGKPKGAVVPHIGIFNRFRWMDEHYGCTEQDAIFQTTPHHYDSSVWQLFWPLLHGGRTVLPIPEFEMTLDQVLHAISTYQITITDFVPSVFNLLVDQMETRMDIHDSLSSIRHLILGGEEITAHTVHLFLQRFPHVRITNLYGPTETSIGVIYFEIDHTHQGPIPIGKPIANTKILLLDSNRKLVPAGHQGEIYITGLCLGHGYLHDPEKTAASFVDNPYPEIGYQKLYRTGDLGRYLPNGNIKFCGRIDHQVKVCGHRIELGEIDEVLLSHPLVKECAVLFQEEKARLCAYYVSNAQELTASDLRGYLSERLPDHMIPSFFVSIEKMPLTAGGKINRKLLPEVDEQQASDAEYVAPRNEKEEQLVTIWKEILGIEKVGVHDSFFQLGGNSLLLLKMHAQIVKQVDSEISVAHLFSYYTIAMFVDFLEQRKQDQFASMEDQSDDDESLLELLREVKEGVLSVDKGAELIDKRKGN; this is encoded by the coding sequence ATGGAGACTACTATTTCGCAAAACATTCTGCTAACCAGTCGGAAATTTAGCCGGGAGGAGCAGTACTGGCAAGAGAAGTTACAGGGGGAGTGGACGCTCTCCCTCCTTCCAACCGAAGGGACGGAGAAGGAAGGCGATGGGGAGAAGGAGACAAAAGAAATATCTTTTGTCTTTCCAGATGATTTGAACGCTGCCGTTGCGGCTCATTGCGATCATCATCCGATGAAGCTCTACCTGTTCCTTCTGTCGACGTTTCAAATCATGCTGAATCGGTATAAGCAGACAGACGACATGATCATTCTCACGCCCGTCTTTCAGAATCCGCTTCCCCCTAATGCTTGGAATCGGGTGCTGCCGCTGCGTGTACGGATGCATCAAGAAGCTACTTTTGCAGAAGTGGCGAAAGAGGGTAAGCAGCTGGTCAAAGAGGCAATGGAGCATCAGAACTATCCGTTTTCGCAAATGATGCAATGGCTTGATCTATCCGACACCGATCTGATGACACTGCTGGATACAGCTTTCGTACTAGAAAACATGCAAGATATTGCTGCTTTAGAAGGTCTGACCCTGCAAGTGGTATTTGCATGCAAGCAAACAGAAGATGGAATGACAGGACGCGTACGGTATGCGGGCGAGCAGTTCCAAGAGGCTGTGGTCGAACGAATGATCAGTCATTATTTACAAATTCTTCGTGAAGTGGTCGTCGATCCCAAACGGCTAGTTCACACAATCGATATGTTGACGGAAGCAGAGCGGACTGATTTGTTGTATACCCGCAATCAAACGGACGTTCCTCATTCTGCTCCAAAGCCGATCCATCAACTGATCGAGGAACAGGCAGCGCGTACTCCTCATCTAACAGCGGCTGTGTTTGGCAACAAAACCCTTACCTACGCTCAACTTAATGGGAAAGCCAATTGCCTTGCGCGTATGTTGAAGGCCAGCGGTATTGGAAGAGGAAGCTATGTTCCCGTCTTGATGAATCGTAGCTTGAATTTGGTCATTTCCCTTCTAGCTGTGATGAAAACGGGTGCGGCATTTGTTCCGCTAGACGTGCAAAGTCCGAACGAACGGAAAAAGCAGCTGCTGGATGAATTGGATTGTCCGGTGACGCTGATCGGACCAGAAATACGTCAGGAACCGTCATTCGTGCAATGGACACGTGCTGTAATCGTCGATGCGGATAAAATCCGGGAAGAAGGGGACTTGCAGGTCCAGGTAGATGTGGACGACCCGATCTATGTGATTTATACATCTGGTTCCACTGGCAAACCAAAAGGAGCTGTTGTTCCTCATATCGGTATTTTCAATCGGTTTCGCTGGATGGATGAACATTACGGTTGTACAGAACAAGACGCCATATTCCAGACGACTCCCCATCACTACGACAGTTCGGTCTGGCAACTTTTCTGGCCGCTCTTGCATGGTGGCCGTACGGTATTGCCGATTCCTGAATTCGAGATGACGCTCGATCAAGTGTTGCACGCTATTTCAACCTATCAGATTACGATTACGGACTTTGTGCCGTCGGTCTTTAACCTGTTGGTAGATCAAATGGAAACACGGATGGACATACACGATTCACTTTCTTCGATTCGCCACCTGATCTTGGGGGGAGAGGAAATTACGGCTCACACCGTGCATCTGTTTCTTCAGCGGTTTCCCCATGTTCGTATCACGAATCTGTATGGTCCGACGGAGACGTCTATTGGTGTCATCTACTTTGAGATCGACCATACCCATCAGGGACCGATACCGATCGGAAAGCCGATAGCCAATACGAAAATTCTGTTGCTGGATTCAAATCGAAAACTAGTTCCTGCTGGGCATCAAGGGGAGATTTATATAACTGGCTTGTGCTTGGGGCACGGTTACTTGCACGATCCTGAGAAAACTGCAGCCAGCTTTGTTGACAACCCTTATCCGGAAATTGGTTATCAAAAGCTTTACCGGACAGGCGACCTTGGACGCTATCTGCCGAATGGCAATATCAAGTTTTGCGGTCGCATCGATCATCAAGTAAAAGTATGCGGGCACCGAATTGAGCTGGGCGAGATTGATGAGGTTCTATTGTCCCACCCGCTAGTCAAAGAGTGTGCCGTGCTATTTCAAGAAGAGAAGGCTCGATTGTGCGCGTACTACGTATCGAATGCTCAGGAATTGACCGCAAGTGACTTGCGTGGTTATCTCAGCGAACGGCTTCCCGATCACATGATCCCTTCCTTTTTTGTCAGCATTGAAAAAATGCCTTTGACAGCAGGGGGCAAGATCAATCGCAAGCTACTGCCTGAAGTGGATGAACAACAGGCGTCCGATGCTGAATATGTAGCCCCGCGAAACGAGAAGGAAGAACAGCTGGTTACCATCTGGAAAGAAATCTTGGGAATCGAAAAAGTGGGGGTACACGACAGCTTTTTCCAGCTGGGAGGGAATTCCCTGCTGTTGCTTAAAATGCATGCGCAAATTGTAAAACAAGTGGACAGCGAGATTAGCGTCGCTCATTTGTTTTCCTACTATACGATTGCCATGTTTGTGGATTTTCTCGAACAAAGAAAACAGGATCAGTTTGCATCTATGGAAGATCAAAGCGATGATGACGAATCCCTTCTGGAATTGCTGAGGGAGGTCAAGGAGGGAGTTCTCTCCGTAGACAAGGGTGCCGAACTGATCGACAAAAGGAAGGGGAATTAG